CAGCGATTCTGACCAAGGAAATCTTAGAAATATATTGTCCGATTTTCAAAATCGTATATTAGCAATATCTGAAGTTCATAATTATTTGTATAAGTCCGAAAATTATTTTGACATAGACTTTTCGGAAGTGATTGAAAAAATTGTTATAAATCTTGTTCATAAATTTGGTAAACAATCTGTAAAAATAGAAAATTTAACGGAACAGGTTTTTTTAAGAATCGAATATGCGATTCCTTGCGCTATGATTTTTAGCGAACTTTTATCTAATTCTTTAAAACATGCGTTTTCTTCTGATGTGGGGAAAGTTGTCATTCGGTTTCATAAAGAAGGAAATAAGTATCGTCTTCAAATCGAGGATGACGGTTTTGGAATATCTGATTCTAAAACTTGGTTAAAGCCAAAAACTTCTGGCTTTAAATTGATTCAACTTTTGACTAAACAGATCAAAGGTAGTTTTCAAATCCTTTCGGATTCTGGTTCTATTGCCGTAATTGAATTTAACGCTTAGTCGTATTCAAAATTTAGAATATACTTTTAAACATCTATGTTGATATTTGCAGAATAGTTTTTATATGTTGAGTTCTTACGGCTAACTTTTTTGGAAATACTTAACTTTATACAAACTCGGTTTTTATATCGAACTTGTATTAAATAACACGAGCGAAATCTAAAAGATTTGTTTTATAAACTACTTTTTCCATAAAAATAAAATGTGGGAACTCTTTGGCTCAGATCACAAAAAATGAATGTTTAAAAATTTGTAATACGATTTAATCTGTGGGAACTACCCTGTTTTTTTAGTCTTTAAAAGTTAGGATCGATCATTTCCATAAATGAATGTAGGAACTCTTATTTTTAGAAAAATTTTTCCCTACATCGAATTCATAATAAATAGAGTTTTTGAAAAATTCATTTTCTTCTGTTTTTATATCGAGCTTATCTTAAAACCTCAAAGAATTTTACGTGATAATTCTTTAGAAATTTTTAATAAAATGCAGTAGTTCCTACAAATTAAGTCTCATTTGACAATTTATGAACTTTTGAGCAGTTCTAATCTCGTTCAATTTTTGTAATAGTTCCCACATTTTTGTGAAACTCAATCCCACTTTCTAAGGGCGCCATTTTGTCTAAAACGAATGGATAAAATAATTCTGAATATAGTAATACAGATTTTTTTATCACTCTAATATAACGTGAGTTCGATGTAAGAAAATTGGGGCGAATAATAAACTCAGGTGCAACGACTCTCTACGGATCGCAGCATAATAATCGCTTTCGCATTTGTTACGCCCTGCTCACGTTAATATAGAAACTACTCATTTAACAACGCAAAGACGATTTAAAAGTTTATAAACTTCTCGAAAATACTTAATCTGTAGTAGTTGCCTATAATTAAATTTTCTTAATTTATGTTTTGGCATCTGTTTTAGATAAACTGGAAAGTATTTATTACTTAAAAAGAATACTGATTCAATAAAAATTTACGAAGGTTGGGGTCTGAATTTATCGATTTCTAAATTCAAAAATTTTAAAGAACGGAACCTTTCCAGGTTTTGACTCCGCTTCCTTCGATCGGAAACGGATCCCCTAAATATTTCGGATTTGTTTTGAACAGATTCATATCAATCCAAGCTAGAGTCCTGGCAAAAAATTCTCTAAATCTGCTGAAAGGTCCGCTCGTATAAATTCTTCGATCGGATTCGAAGGCCTGAAATTTAAGACCGATTTTATTTGCAAGAAACGCTGCTCTAGGTTGGTAGACTCTTTGGCTGACAAAAATCAAATCTTGAATCTGAAAAATTTCCTTTGCACGAACCAATGTGTCTAACGTTCTAAAACCCGCATGGTCCACGAATATATCTTTTTCGTTCACTTCGTTTTTAAGAATATAGAGTAGCATGGGTTTTACTTCGTTGTAATAAATGGAACCGTTGTCTCCGGAAAGAAGAATTTTTTTTACCTTACCTTGGTGATATAATTCTAAGGCGCAGTCTAATCTATCTTTTAAAACAGCGGAAGGTTCGTTTTTATAAACGGAAGCTCCGGGAACTACCGCGACCGTTGCGGGTTTTGCCGATCTGTGATTTTGAAATTTTTCCGTACGAAGATATAATTCTTCGAAACTGAAATCGATCGCAATGGGAATGGATATAAGGATACAAAAAAAGAAAAAACTTCGAGTATAAAACTTGGATTTTTTAAAATAATCTAACTGAAACACGGAATTTTGGAATCCTTCAAAATCAGCGATTTTTTCATGTAAACTTACAAGCCGAATTTTAATAGAAAAAGTCCTTTTTTACTTTTCAGACAATTTGAGTCAGGAAAAATTTTCGAAACAGGAAACAAAACTTTGAGTTACAGGTCTTATCTACTGAGTAAAAACCTAATGAATCTCCTGAATTCGTTTGTCAGAATTACTGTCGCCGGTTGTTTTTTAACTCCGGCGGTTATTTTTTCCCAGGAATTAATGGGTTTACGTTCCGGTGTGGATACTAATTCTACTCCAGTTCGGCAGTTGGCACCTATTCGACAATTGAGAAGTTTTGGTCTAGTATTTGGAAACGTAGATACGGTAAGAGAAAGATTCGCGCTTTCCGAAAAACAGCTGGATGAAATTTCTAAGATCAATGAGAAACATAAAAAAGAACATCTTAGGTGGCTTCAAAAAATTTCTCCTATCGAAATTGAACTAGAAGGTCTTTTAATGGAACCTAACGTGGATCTTGTGAAAATTAGAAAGTTACTTGTCGAAATAGGGAAATACTCAGCCGAAATTCGAATCAATCAAATTTCGCACCGTCTTGCTATAGAAAAAATACTTACTCAGGATCAAAAATCCAAAATCAAAGAACAACGTCCGGAGTCAAAATTCCCAGTGAATCTTTTTTCTCCGGATAGAATCATCCTTCCAATACAAGGAATTTTACATTGAGGAATTCATGGAGCAAAAAGAATTTACCGAATTAATTGATTCAACGAAACATATCGTACTTTCGGCGATTAAAAAGAGTCTATTTGAAGAATTTCACGATTCTATCGACGATGTAGTACAGGAAACTTATTTCCGAGCTTATAAAAGTCTTTCCGCAAATAAGTTCCGAGGAGATTCTTCCGTAAGCACCTGGCTTTATACGATTGCAAGAAACGAATCTTTGAGAATGAATCAAAAGAGATCTAGACAAACGGCGCTTGCAAGTAAGTTGAAAGAAAAAGTGATCTTTGATAATTCCAATCAAGAAAAAGAATCTATCAGTTTTACTGATTTTGAATTGAAGGATCTTTTAGCAATGCTTCCTTGGAAATATAAATCTGTACTAAGTCTTGTAGGTGAAGGATATAAGGAACAACAGATCGCGGAAAAACTAAGTATTCCGGAAGGAACCGTAAAATCTAGAGTATTTCGCGGAAAGCAGATGTTGAAAAAGAATTTAATAGATAAGCAGTGATATCGGATCAAAGCAGAATGGAATCGAACGGAATCGACAAAGAAATTTCAGACAGACTTTATAGCAAAGTCTGGAGTTCTAAAATCTGCGACGCGGTTTATAGAAGACGCCGCTGGAGAATGATTCAATTTGGATTGATCGCATTCTTGTTTGCGTTTTTTTCCAGCTCGATTGTTTGGTTGGCTTTTTTTGAAAACCGAGAAGCTGAACTTGCACGTGACGAACTTCAGTTTTGGGTTCAGGAACAAATTTATGGAACAACTGTGGAGGCTGAATCCAAAGTTCAAAATAAGATTTATAATCAAGAAACCATGAAAAAAAATCCGGTTTCTTTGGATGTGGATACTTTAATTGAAGCTTCTTTAGATCGTAGATGACGTAAGGTATATTAAAAAATTCTAAACATTAGAGTAGGTTAAACGTTATTTTCTACTGTTTTTAATTACAGAGTGTTTCAAAACTGAATTTGTCTTATCAAAAAGATTGAGTTGTAAAAATTTGTCTGAGGTATTGGGACAGATTATTATATCGAGTTCACGTTAAGTTAGAATCTAAAGTCTTTAGTCTCATTAGATCTACATAAGTAATACTTATGGGCTTGGTTTCCACTTGACCTGTATTTCCCCTAAGTAGACTCTTAGCCAGGAGTCTTAAATCCTATGGAAAAAGAAATCCGCAAACGGTTGGATCGGGTTAAAGAGAAGGGTCATCAAAGATTAACTGTACTTCTCATTCCTCACGGTTTTGATAAATCCTTTCATTTTCAAATATCAGTTTTTACGATCTTTTTTCTTTTTAGTCTTTTGGTTTCCATTTTGGGAATCGCAGTTTTTGGAATTGTAAAATACAATAATACAAGAAAACAAATCAACGCACTATCTCAAGTTTATGGGAAATATTTCGACGAATACATTGAATATTCGGAACAATTAGAAGGAGTTCAAGATGACTTTTTGGCTCTTACGGAGAATTTAGAGGAAATTTATTCTCTAATCGATGGACACAGAGACGAAATGTTAAAACTTCCCGATGAGTCTGATATAGAAACGATCGCACTTGCAGAATTAAAAACCGAAGAATCTGCTGACAAAGATCTTATGTTGGGAAGAAGTTATCTTTCCGAAATCTACGGATATAGAACCGCGCGGGTTTATATGGATAAACATCGCCCTTTAGTGGATAGCGTTTACGAT
Above is a window of Leptospira kirschneri serovar Cynopteri str. 3522 CT DNA encoding:
- a CDS encoding SanA/YdcF family protein, whose translation is MFQLDYFKKSKFYTRSFFFFCILISIPIAIDFSFEELYLRTEKFQNHRSAKPATVAVVPGASVYKNEPSAVLKDRLDCALELYHQGKVKKILLSGDNGSIYYNEVKPMLLYILKNEVNEKDIFVDHAGFRTLDTLVRAKEIFQIQDLIFVSQRVYQPRAAFLANKIGLKFQAFESDRRIYTSGPFSRFREFFARTLAWIDMNLFKTNPKYLGDPFPIEGSGVKTWKGSVL
- a CDS encoding Spy/CpxP family protein refolding chaperone, with the translated sequence MNLLNSFVRITVAGCFLTPAVIFSQELMGLRSGVDTNSTPVRQLAPIRQLRSFGLVFGNVDTVRERFALSEKQLDEISKINEKHKKEHLRWLQKISPIEIELEGLLMEPNVDLVKIRKLLVEIGKYSAEIRINQISHRLAIEKILTQDQKSKIKEQRPESKFPVNLFSPDRIILPIQGILH
- a CDS encoding RNA polymerase sigma factor; this translates as MEQKEFTELIDSTKHIVLSAIKKSLFEEFHDSIDDVVQETYFRAYKSLSANKFRGDSSVSTWLYTIARNESLRMNQKRSRQTALASKLKEKVIFDNSNQEKESISFTDFELKDLLAMLPWKYKSVLSLVGEGYKEQQIAEKLSIPEGTVKSRVFRGKQMLKKNLIDKQ
- a CDS encoding M23 family metallopeptidase; its protein translation is MEKEIRKRLDRVKEKGHQRLTVLLIPHGFDKSFHFQISVFTIFFLFSLLVSILGIAVFGIVKYNNTRKQINALSQVYGKYFDEYIEYSEQLEGVQDDFLALTENLEEIYSLIDGHRDEMLKLPDESDIETIALAELKTEESADKDLMLGRSYLSEIYGYRTARVYMDKHRPLVDSVYDFLNLRYDVMDAIPFGEPLYSYNLTSYFGTRRSPTTGYMEYHDGIDLANVPGTPIYATGNGKIHRVIYSNRGYGNHIVIQHANGYFSLFGHCTKIFVKDGQQIRKGNLIATVGSTGNVTGPHLHYEIWIGESNRTDPMEYLKVPVY